The proteins below come from a single Rhodococcus sp. WMMA185 genomic window:
- a CDS encoding ATP-binding cassette domain-containing protein yields the protein MTVTADGPNTADTRSGHPLLSLKGISKSFGQVRALSDVDFEVHPGEVVALVGDNGAGKSTLIKVMSGVGPPDSGDISFDGKPVRIVSPHDSAELDIAVVYQDLALCDNLDVVANLFLGREKAGKVGFPLDEITMERRSRELLDILAVRTLRSVRSEVGGLSGGQRQTVAIARAMLGNPKVVLLDEPTAALGVAQTEQVLALITRLRERGLGVVLISHNLADIFQVADRITVLRLGRNAGSFRTDSVSRETVVGAITGAQSSVGNEEPHS from the coding sequence ATGACCGTCACTGCTGACGGCCCCAACACCGCAGATACCCGGTCCGGCCACCCACTGCTGTCGCTGAAGGGAATCTCGAAGTCGTTCGGTCAGGTGCGTGCCCTGTCGGATGTCGACTTCGAGGTCCACCCCGGTGAAGTGGTCGCTCTGGTCGGTGACAACGGGGCCGGCAAGTCGACCTTGATCAAGGTGATGTCGGGCGTCGGTCCGCCCGACTCCGGGGATATCTCCTTCGACGGCAAGCCTGTTCGCATCGTGAGCCCACACGACTCGGCCGAACTCGATATCGCCGTCGTCTACCAGGATCTCGCACTGTGCGACAACCTCGATGTCGTCGCGAACCTGTTCCTCGGACGGGAGAAGGCGGGCAAGGTGGGGTTCCCGCTCGACGAGATCACGATGGAACGTCGCTCTCGGGAACTACTCGACATCCTGGCTGTGCGCACCCTGCGGTCGGTGCGCTCGGAGGTTGGCGGCCTATCGGGTGGCCAGCGCCAAACCGTCGCCATCGCACGCGCGATGCTCGGAAACCCGAAGGTGGTATTGCTCGACGAACCCACCGCCGCACTCGGGGTCGCACAAACCGAACAGGTCCTCGCTCTGATCACCCGATTGCGTGAGCGTGGCCTCGGTGTGGTCCTCATCTCACACAACCTCGCCGACATCTTCCAGGTCGCCGACCGCATCACCGTCCTGCGTCTAGGCCGCAACGCTGGATCCTTCCGCACCGACTCGGTCAGCCGGGAGACCGTCGTCGGCGCCATCACCGGTGCGCAATCGTCGGTAGGAAACGAGGAGCCCCACTCGTGA